Proteins from one Fragaria vesca subsp. vesca linkage group LG6, FraVesHawaii_1.0, whole genome shotgun sequence genomic window:
- the LOC101311389 gene encoding serine/threonine-protein kinase STN8, chloroplastic-like, producing the protein MAYLPSPSLTTLKHNPKPLFYSPLKPKSLDNLCFLTNQFKVHPHRCNAFFDDIPGNVLENTLHLEQFPAFQYGIMEFQRVTGDLSEKQKWGVLVFAGITWIYLTARPGILLGAIDAYLLAPLQLALDSVAGRRRLKMTDFVIGDKLGEGSFGVVYSGAIVPKNMNVEERMQKSGRGKALQLDERFKEKVILKKVKVEMQGAEECGEVEEWFNYRLSRAAPETCATFLGSFVADRTSSQFTKGGKWLVWKFEGNRNLADYMTDRKFPFNLESVMFGRVLQDVDSVKRSALVIKQIMRQIITSLKKIHDTGIVHRDIKPANLVVTKKGKIKLIDFGAATDLRIGKNFIPNRGMLDPDFCPPELYVLPEETPVPPPEPIAAVFSPILWQLNSPDLFDMYSAGIILLQMAVPSLRSAAGLKNFNGEIKRFGYDLNKWRESTRLRPDLSLLDLDSGRGWDLATKLVSERGSLRRGRLSAAAALRHPYFFLAADQAAAVLSKLSFTK; encoded by the exons ATGGCTTATCTGCCTTCTCCAAGCTTAACTACACTTAAACACAACCCGAAACCTCTATTTTACTCTCCGCTAAAACCCAAATCGCTTGACAATCTCTGCTTCTTGACAAACCAATTCAAGGTTCATCCACATAGATGTAATGCATTCTTTGATGACATCCCTGGAAATGTGTTGGAGAACACTTTGCATTTGGAGCAGTTTCCTGCTTTTCAATATGGGATCATGGAGTTTCAGAGAGTTACAGGTGACCTTTCAGAGAAACAGAAATGGGGTGTTCTGGTTTTTGCTGGGATAACATGGATATACTTAACTGCAAGGCCAGGTATTCTCTTAGGTGCCATTGATGCATACCTACTTGCTCCACTGCAACTGGCTTTGGATAGTGTGGCTGGAAGGAGAAGATTGAAGATGACTGATTTTGTGATTGGGGACAAGTTGGGAGAAGGGTCTTTCGGGGTTGTTTATTCTGGGGCCATTGTTCCGAAGAACATGAATGTTGAAGAGAGAATGCAGAAGAGTGGAAGGGGAAAAGCTTTGCAGCTGGATGAGAGGTTTAAGGAGAAGGTCATCCTCAAAAAG GTGAAGGTAGAAATGCAAGGGGCTGAAGAATGCGGTGAAGTCGAGGAGTGGTTCAATTACAGGTTGTCTAGAGCAGCACCTGAAACATGTGCTACTTTCCTGGGAAGTTTTGTTGCTGATAGAACAAGTTCACAGTTTACAAAGGGTGGAAAGTGGCTTGTTTGGAAATTTGAG GGAAACCGGAATCTTGCTGATTACATGACAGATCGGAAATTCCCTTTTAACTTGGAATCTGTCATGTTTGGACGTGTCTTGCAAGATGTAGACTCTGTCAAACGCAGTGCCTTGGTCATCAAGCAAATAATGCGACAGATTATAACTTCGCTCAAAAAAATCCATGACACAGGCATTGTTCACCGAGATATAAAGCCAGCAAATCTAGTAGTGACAAAAAAGGGGAAGATCAAGCTCATCGATTTTGGGGCAGCCACGGACCTCCGGATTGGGAAGAACTTTATTCCAAACCGAGGCATGCTTGACCCCGACTTCTGTCCTCCTGAACTATATGTGCTCCCAGAGGAAACACCGGTGCCTCCTCCAGAACCTATTGCGGCAGTTTTTTCTCCTATTCTTTGGCAG CTGAACAGTCCTGATCTTTTTGATATGTATTCTGCTGGTATCATTCTATTGCAAATGGCGGTACCATCCTTAAGGTCTGCGGCAGGCTTGAAAAATTTCAATGGGGAGATAAAAAGATTTGGATACGACTTGAATAAATGGAGAGAGTCTACTCGCTTGAGGCCTGACTTATCACTTCTTGATCTCGATTCGGGTAGAGGATGGGATTTGGCTACAAAGCTGGTCTCAGAGAGAGGTTCCCTAAGAAGGGGAAGATTATCAGCAGCAGCTGCTCTGAGGCATCCTTACTTCTTTTTAGCTGCTGACCAGGCAGCTGCAGTTCTTTCAAAATTAAGTTTCACCAAATAG
- the LOC101314292 gene encoding mannan endo-1,4-beta-mannosidase 6-like → MNGMEDEEWAMVQKKGNQFVVNDQPFYVNGFNTYWLMVFAADQSTRGKVTDVFKQAASVGLTICRTWAFNDGQWRALQKSPAVYDEEVFKALDFVISEAKKYKIRLILSLTNNWDAYGGKPQYIKWGKAAGLNLTSDDDFFSHPTLKSYYKAHVKTVLNRVNTLTNITYKDDPTVFAWELMNEPRCTSDPSGDTLQEWIQEMAVFVKSVDPKHLVEIGLEGFYGPSTLDRVQFNPNTYAQQVGTDFIRNHQVLGVDFASVHIYADSWISQSISDVHLQFTESWIKAHIDDAEKYLGMPVVFAEFGVSTKDPGYNTSFRDTVINTVYKTLLNSTKKGGSGGGSLLWQLFPDGTDYMDDGYAIVLSKAPSTSNIIALHSTRLALFNSRCAWKCKWGCRKRSPLEFLYNDDQ, encoded by the exons ATGAATGGCATGGAAGATGAAGAATGGGCAATGGTGCAGAAGAAAGGGAACCAATTTGTAGTGAATGATCAGCCTTTCTATGTGAATGGATTCAACACTTACTGGTTAATGGTTTTTGCTGCTGATCAGTCTACAAGAGGCAAAGTCACTGATGTGTTCAAACAAGCAGCTTCAGTGGGACTAACTATTTGTAGGACTTGGGCTTTTAACGACGGCCAGTGGCGAGCTCTTCAAAAATCTCCAGCAGTTTATGATGAAGAAGTTTTTAAG GCTTTGGATTTTGTGATAAGTGAAGCAAAGAAGTACAAGATCAGACTCATATTGTCCTTGACTAACAACTGGGATGCATATGGTGGAAAACCACAATATATCAAATGGGGAAAAGCAGCTGGCCTGAACTTGACATCGGACGACGACTTCTTCTCTCATCCAACACTCAAAAGCTACTACAAGGCCCATGTCAAG ACGGTGCTTAATCGAGTGAATACCCTCACCAACATAACTTACAAGGATGATCCCACTGTTTTTGCTTGGGAACTGATGAATGAGCCTCGATGCACTTCAGATCCTTCTGGTGATACCCTGCAG GAATGGATACAAGAAATGGCTGTTTTCGTTAAGAGTGTTGACCCGAAGCACCTTGTGGAGATTGGTTTGGAAGGATTTTATGGCCCCTCAACACTTGACAGAGTTCAGTTCAATCCCAACACATACGCTCAACAAGTTGGAACTGATTTCATAAGGAACCACCAGGTCTTGGGTGTTGATTTTGCTTCTGTTCATATCTACGCAGACTCTTG GATTTCGCAATCCATTTCTGATGTCCATCTTCAATTCACCGAGTCATGGATTAAAGCTCACATTGATGATGCTGAGAAGTATCTTGGAATGCCTGTTGTGTTTGCTGAGTTTGGTGTATCAACAAAAGACCCTGGTTACAATACCTCATTTAGAGACACTGTTATCAACACAGTGTACAAGACCCTCTTAAACTCCACCAAGAAAGGAGGGAGTGGAGGTGGGAGTCTTTTGTGGCAACTCTTCCCTGATGGAACAGATTACATGGATGACGGCTATGCAATTGTTCTCTCGAAAGCTCCTTCGACATCAAACATCATTGCCCTTCACTCCACAAGACTTGCCCTCTTCAATTCCAGATGTGCTTGGAAATGCAAATGGGGTTGCAGGAAGAGGAGTCCACTAGAATTCCTATACAATGATGACCAGTAA
- the LOC101294784 gene encoding signal recognition particle 54 kDa protein 2-like yields the protein MVLAELQGRISRALQQMSNATVIDEKVLNDCLNEITRALLQSDVQFKLVRDMQTNIKKIVNLEDVAAGHNKRRIIQNAISNELCRMLDPGKPSFTPNKGKPNVVMFVGLQGSGKTTTCTKYAYHHQKKGWKPALVCADTFRAGAFDQLKQNATKAKIPFYGSYTESDPVKIAVEGVETFKKENCDLIIVDTSGRHKQEAALFEEMRQVAEATKPDLVIFVMDSSIGQAAFDQAQAFKQSAAVGAVIVTKMDGHAKGGGALSAVAATKSPVIFIGTGEHMDEFEVFDVKRFVSRLLGLGDLSGFMDKIQEVAPKLEKQTELLQKLSEGTVTLRFMFEQVQNMLQMGPLSQLTSMLPGADQFMPKGNDKESQAKIKRYMTMMDSITDEELDGTNTKLMTESRIVRIARGSGRLVSEVMEMLGEYKRLAKIWSKMKGVMIPKKPNDINLQNMSKVLHPQMLKTMGGIQNLMKQASSMGMLGGMDKK from the exons ATGGTGCTAGCGGAATTACAAGGGAGAATCTCCCGTGCTCTGCAGCAGATGAGCAATGCCACCGTGATCGACGAGAAGGTCCTCAACGACTGCCTCAACGAGATCACACGCGCTCTCCTCCAATCCGATGTGCAGTTCAAGCTCGTCCGCGACATGCAGACCAATATCAAGAAGATTGTCAATTTGGAAGATGTCGCTGCTGGTCACAACAAGCGTAGGATCATCCAGAATGCTATTTCTAATGAACTCTGCAGAATGCTTGATCCAGGAAAACCCTCCTTCACTCCCAATAAAGGGAAACCCAATGTTGTTATGTTTGTCGGTTTGCAAG GGTCCGGAAAGACTACAACTTGCACCAAATATGCATATCATCATCAGAAGAAAGGTTGGAAACCTGCACTGGTATGCGCGGATACTTTCCGAGCTGGTGCATTTGATCAGTTGAAGCAGAATGCCACCAAGGCGAAGATTCCATTCTACGGAAGCTATACGGAATCCGACCCTGTGAAAATTGCAGTGGAAGGAGTGGAGACTTTTAAGAAGGAGAATTGTGATCTTATAATTGTTGATACTAGTGGACGTCATAAACAGGAAGCTGCTCTTTTCGAAGAGATGCGTCAGGTGGCAGAAGCGACAAAGCCTGATCTTGTTATATTTGTAATGGATAGCAGTATTGGTCAAGCTGCGTTTGATCAAGCTCAAGCATTTAAGCAAAGCGCGGCAGTTGGAGCTGTTATTGTTACCAAAATGGATGGTCATGCAAAGGGAGGTGGTGCCCTTAGTGCTGTTGCAGCAACAAAGAGTCCTGTTATATTTATCGGAACAGGAGAGCATATGGATGAGTTTGAAGTTTTCGATGTTAAACGGTTTGTGAGTCGTCTCTTAGGCCTCGGTGACTTGTCTGGATTCATGGACAAGATTCAGGAAGTTGCTCCTAAACTGGAGAAACAGACAGAGCTTCTGCAGAAACTTTCAGAAGGGACAGTCACGTTGAGGTTTATGTTTGAGCAGGTTCAGAACATGCTTCAAATGGGTCCGCTAAGCCAGCTTACTTCGATGCTTCCAGGTGCTGATCAGTTCATGCCGAAAGGTAACGATAAGGAAAGCCAGGCCAAAATCAAGAGGTACATGACCATGATGGACTCAATCACAGATGAAGAGCTCGACGGCACAAATACTAAACTCATGACTGAGTCTCGTATAGTGCGAATAGCACGAGGATCTGGTCGTCTAGTAAGCGAAGTGATGGAGATGCTTGGAGAATACAAGCGCCTTGCTAAGATATGGAGCAAAATGAAAGGAGTTATGATTCCTAAGAAGCCTAACGACATAAATCTACAGAATATGAGCAAAGTCCTACATCCACAGATGTTGAAGACGATGGGTGGCATACAGAACTTGATGAAGCAAGCGAGTTCAATGGGAATGCTCGGAGGCATGGACAAGAAATAG
- the LOC101305276 gene encoding receptor-like protein kinase FERONIA-like, with protein MKCFFFYIWFASTIHSVFSANYIPSDKIFLNCGGPQESTDADGQKWTSDVGSKFASGANSTTSPAATQDPSVPETPFMTARVFHSDYTYKFPVASGRIFVRLSFYPASYAGLNASGAVFSVMVESYTVLKNFSVVQTTEALDYAFVTKEFVVNVEGESLDVTFKPSSSVPNAYAFVNGIEVVSMPDIYSSTDGTTMIVGQSSPFYIDNSTALENVYRLNVGGNDISPSKDTGLLRSWYDDTAYLFGAAFGVPEFADGNMSIAYPKDMPTYVAPEDVYKTARSMGPNNNINLNYNLTWVFSIDSGFMYLVRLHFCEVAANITKLNQRVFDIYLNNQTAESGFDVAGITQGNGIPLYKDYVVMVPNGSPQEDLWLALHPNPSTKPQWYDAILNGVEIFKINDTTGNLGGPNPIPRPKQLNIDPSKARSGSGRGKGKSSNQKAIIAGGVSAGVVLALVLGFFAMCVSRRRRQPKDSSTSEGPSGWLPLSLYSQSASSAKTNTTRSCASSLPSNLCRHFSFAEIKAATNNFEEARLLGVGGFGKVYKGDIDGGATKVAIKRGNPLSDQGVHEFQTEIEMLSKLRHRHLVSLIGYCEDNSEMILVYDYMAFGTLREHLYKTQKPPLPWKQRLEICIGAARGLHYLHTGAKHTIIHRDVKTTNILLDEKWVAKVSDFGLSKTGPTLDNTHVSTVVKGSFGYLDPEYFRRQQLTDKSDVYSFGVVLFEILCARPALNPTLPKEQVSLAEWAAHCHKKGMLDQILDPYLKGKITPECFRKFAETAMKCVSDQSIDRPSMGDVLWNLEFALQLQESAEESGKGIGMDIEEEPFMACKGKKDLDASPGFDGNGTDSRSSGISMSMGGRSLASDDSDGLTPSAVFSQIMNPKGR; from the coding sequence ATGAAGTGTTTCTTTTTCTATATTTGGTTCGCTTCAACGATCCATTCCGTATTTTCCGCAAATTACATCCCATCTGATAAAATCTTCCTAAACTGCGGCGGTCCGCAAGAGTCCACCGACGCCGATGGCCAGAAATGGACATCGGACGTCGGCTCCAAGTTCGCCTCCGGCGCAAACTCCACCACTTCCCCTGCCGCCACTCAAGACCCTTCAGTCCCTGAAACCCCTTTCATGACTGCCAGGGTCTTTCATTCTGATTACACCTACAAGTTCCCGGTCGCCTCCGGCCGGATTTTTGTTCGTCTTTCCTTTTATCCGGCTTCCTACGCCGGGCTCAATGCCTCCGGTGCCGTGTTTTCGGTAATGGTTGAGTCTTATACTGTTTTGAAAAATTTCAGTGTTGTTCAGACCACTGAGGCTCTGGATTATGCTTTTGTTACAAAGGAGTTTGTGGTCAATGTTGAAGGGGAGTCTTTAGATGTCACGTTTAAGCCCTCTAGTAGTGTTCCGAATGCTTATGCATTTGTGAATGGGATTGAGGTTGTGTCCATGCCGGATATATATAGCTCTACTGATGGTACCACAATGATTGTGGGGCAATCAAGTCCTTTCTATATTGATAATAGTACAGCGCTGGAGAATGTGTATCGATTGAATGTGGGTGGAAATGATATATCGCCCAGTAAGGATACTGGTCTGCTTAGGTCTTGGTATGATGACACTGCCTATCTGTTTGGGGCAGCATTTGGTGTTCCGGAATTTGCTGATGGCAACATGTCGATTGCTTACCCCAAGGACATGCCTACTTATGTTGCTCCAGAGGATGTGTATAAGACAGCCAGGTCTATGGGGCCGAATAACAACATCAACCTCAACTACAATTTGACTTGGGTGTTCTCAATTGATTCTGGATTCATGTACCTTGTGAGGCTGCATTTCTGTGAGGTTGCTGCAAACATAACCAAGTTGAACCAGAGAGTGTTTGATATCTATCTCAATAATCAAACTGCCGAGTCGGGGTTTGATGTTGCTGGAATCACACAAGGGAATGGAATTCCGCTGTACAAGGATTATGTGGTAATGGTTCCAAATGGGAGCCCCCAGGAGGATCTTTGGCTCGCACTGCATCCAAATCCTAGTACTAAGCCACAGTGGTACGATGCCATCCTTAATGGAGTCGAGATCTTCAAGATCAATGATACTACTGGCAATCTTGGAGGGCCTAATCCTATTCCCCGTCCCAAGCAGTTGAACATTGATCCATCTAAGGCTAGATCTGGATCAGGTCGTGGCAAGGGTAAGAGCAGTAATCAGAAAGCTATTATTGCCGGGGGAGTTAGTGCTGGAGTTGTCTTGGCACTGGTCCTTGGTTTCTTTGCTATGTGTGTGTCACGCCGCCGTAGACAACCGAAGGACTCAAGTACAAGTGAAGGACCATCTGGTTGGCTCCCTCTGTCTTTGTATTCACAATCTGCAAGTTCTGCCAAGACAAACACAACAAGAAGTTGCGCTTCCTCCCTCCCCTCAAACCTCTGTCGTCACTTCTCATTTGCTGAGATCAAAGCTGCCACTAACAACTTTGAAGAGGCTCGACTCCTTGGGGTGGGAGGTTTTGGAAAAGTATACAAGGGTGACATTGATGGTGGAGCAACCAAAGTAGCCATTAAGCGTGGAAACCCTCTCTCTGATCAAGGTGTGCATGAATTTCAGACTGAGATTGAAATGCTCTCAAAGCTTCGTCATCGTCATCTTGTTTCACTGATTGGTTATTGTGAGGATAACTCTGAGATGATTCTTGTATATGATTACATGGCTTTTGGAACCCTGCGGGAGCATTTGTACAAGACCCAAAAGCCTCCTCTACCATGGAAGCAAAGGCTTGAGATTTGCATTGGGGCTGCTCGTGGTTTACATTATCTCCATACTGGTGCCAAGCACACAATCATTCATAGAGATGTTAAGACAACTAACATTCTGTTAGATGAGAAGTGGGTTGCTAAGGTCTCAGATTTTGGCTTGTCAAAAACAGGTCCTACATTGGATAACACTCATGTCAGCACTGTTGTCAAAGGTAGTTTTGGGTATTTGGATCCAGAGTACTTTAGACGGCAACAGCTGACCGACAAGTCTGATGTGTATTCGTTTGGAGTTGTCCTTTTTGAGATCTTATGTGCTCGCCCAGCCTTGAACCCCACGCTTCCAAAGGAGCAAGTGAGCTTAGCAGAGTGGGCTGCACATTGCCACAAGAAAGGCATGCTTGATCAGATCCTCGACCCTTACCTCAAGGGGAAGATCACGCCTGAATGTTTCAGGAAGTTTGCAGAGACAGCAATGAAGTGTGTGTCGGACCAGAGCATTGACAGGCCGTCTATGGGAGATGTTCTCTGGAACCTTGAGTTTGCATTGCAGCTACAGGAGAGTGCTGAAGAGAGTGGCAAGGGTATTGGAATGGACATTGAGGAAGAGCCTTTCATGGCCTGTAAAGGGAAGAAGGACCTGGATGCATCACCAGGGTTTGATGGCAATGGGACAGACTCGAGGAGCAGCGGCATCAGCATGAGCATGGGTGGCCGCAGCCTGGCTAGTGACGATTCTGATGGACTGACACCGAGTGCTGTGTTCTCACAAATCATGAACCCAAAGGGACGTTGA